The Theobroma cacao cultivar B97-61/B2 chromosome 2, Criollo_cocoa_genome_V2, whole genome shotgun sequence genome includes the window TTTACTCTATTTTGTTTcgttttctttccttcatttgTCTCACCCTTATCTAGACTTTGAGACAAtatttgaaagagccaaattgtgctattcacccccctctagcacatattattgggaccaacaaaagTCATTTCGAAAAATCTCTTTTAAGATTTTTCTAGTAGGCTAAGACCCTGTTCAACTTACTATGACCTTGAATGTGCTTAACAAGCCATGATATGCACTCCTggctaaaaattttgaagacgATTAACCAAATTAATCGACTTTGAAATAAGTATATTTAAAGGTTTTTATTACATGTATGCATTCACATTAATTttctatacatatatattaatgatCGGCTAGATTTAATCATCGAGAGGGATTTTCTTACATGTATTAACTCACACATTTTTTCTATACTTGTATACGAATAAATGACTTAAACTTAATcatcaacaataaaaaataaaatacactTTATGTAgatattaatatatgaaaactATACCCTAAGCTCAAGTTATTAATTTAACTTATTATATTaacttattaatatattattttttatttaagttattaatatattatactatatatagtatatttattaatatacaATATATAGTCTATGTTATATAGACTATATACTAtaatagctttttttttataaattattaataaactaTATTAATATAGTATAACTTACATTAATATAGTAACTTATtaatatactatatattaatattagtaTACTACAGCAATATAACTTATATTAGCAACTAAATATAATAACTTATTAATATGAgttacatattaatattaatgacTTAATGAGTTGATTTTACTATATTATAAtagataataatatattataaatattatatagtaTAGTNTaacttatattaatattagtaTCCTATAGTAATATAACTTATGTTAATAATTAactatattataatatataacaatatattatatattatatagtGTTTATTAATATACTAATTACTCAATAACaatttactattatatataacAATATACTATTATAGAGTACATATGTTATATGCCTTCTTAGTATACTTATATACTATATAAGTAAATATTAACTATATatagtaatatattaatacACAATACATTGTATTAGTATATAGTTATACactatatataatttatatcaatacaatatacatatatactatatactatataaagtaaatattaatatagtatatattatttacaattatacattatataatatatatcttaatacACTATAGATAGTGTACTtattaataaactaattaatcaATGTATAGTATAACAAATATaattagtcaaaaattacatattaataatatactatattaatatattagtAAAATTATAAGTAATAATGTAGTATGTCGTAACATAAAGtacattattaatatatttttaaataaattaaaaaaatagaaaaaagttaaaaaaattcgATTTAACTGACTAAAGTTGATTAAAGTTGTTAAATCGATTCagttcaattaatttttttaaaaatatcgaTTAAGTTGGTTAATAATATTCCTTAACTGAATTAACCAATTTAATCAAATGCTCACCCCAAAGCGTAAACTAAAGAAGAAGATATGggagaaataaaatatactaTTTCACACGACCCAATAAACTTATGCCGGCTATTAGTATGTTTTTTCCCCTATGCTTACATTGAAATTAAAAGGGGCTATTTATAATATAGCCCATCTTATTCCTAAAGGAACTCTACTTTTAGTTGTTAGTACAATTAGAGTAGTTAacaaaaaacataattaaaataagtgTTCTATTTCTAATTAGAGCACAACTAGCCTACTTTCCCTAGACTAACTTAACTACCCAAGTTGGTAGTATTAACAAGAAGTCCAACCTAAGTAGACAACTCATGTATGCACGACCCACAAGCGCGTTGCCCTTGTGCACCAAGCTTGCTAATTTGCTTCGCTTTGCGGAACCCATCATTCTAGGTCTCATGCAACCCAATCCTACTAGCGTCTTGTGTACACGACAACTCTCATTTGTTGTTGGCCAGCTAATTGCGTAGGTTAAGCTTGTCACGGATTTGCAAGCCGTGACAATATGGTTGTGGTGGTAAAAATAGtctatttaatgatttttcctaTCGTATTATACACATTGGTGGTAAATAATGAGAAAGTAAtggaaatgaattttatgcGAAGAAAAATGTCATGATATGAACTAgttaataaattcttttttaggattttaaaatttttttagagtAAAACAATGCGTATCTCTTATCTATGGTCTTAATGGGCCATGCAAGATTTTTCTGTGAATAATGGGCCTAACCCAATACAGACAGGCAGGCAAGCCCAAAAAAGGAGCAAAGGAAACGGCctaaaattacaaaaagagCCACTGGTTAGGGCTttgaaaacaaagagaaaaaggtaaACCGAGCCAACATTTTACTCAAAAGCTTCCACGCTCTTCTTCTCACTTCCAACTCTTCAAGGGACTGAAACattgaagaagagaagaagaagaagaagaatagaTCCGCGACGAAACAGTAAGACCAGGAGAAAATGGCGTTGGCATTCGACGAGTTCGGTAGGCCCTTCATTATAATAAAAGAGCAAGAGCAGAAAACAAGGCTGAGAGGGATCGAAGCCCAAAAAGCCAACATTTCCGCTGGCAAGGCGGTGGCTCGGATCCTCAGAACCTCTCTCGGACCCAAGGGCATGGATAAGATGCTCCAAAGCCCCGACGGCGATGTCACCATCAGTTAACTCTTTTTAACCTCTTCttcccattttttctttttgttttttaaattttttttcttgatctccaagtttttGGTTAGTAGATTAGGGTCTTATAGAAATGAATTTTCTGTTATGGATCTGTTTGACGTGGAACTTCGAAATGAGAAGGTAGTTAGGTTAAGTTGTTTGTGGAGAGAAATGTTAGGCTTATTGGTAATTTTGGGATTTGTGGTTACTTTAGAAACTTTATTAGTTTTGGTGTCTTTAGGTAAAGTTAATGTAGATAAACTTTGCTGAGTTAACCTTATAAGCTTAGTGTTTCAGGACAAAGCTTCTTGAAGTTTATATTTCAGGAGTTAATGTTGAACCTAAGTATAtcagatttttttatttgaaattatgCCTAGATCGTGTTCAAAGTTTCCtgatgttttttcttttttgggatTTTGTCAGCAAATGATGGGGCTACAATATTGGAGCAGATGGATGTTGACAATCAAATTGCTAAATTGATGGTTGAACTGTCTCGGAGCCAGGATTATGAAATTGGTGATGGAACAACTGGTGTTGTTGTCATGGCTGGAGCACTTCTAGAGCAGGCAGAGCGGCTATTAGAGCGTGGGATTCATCCCATTCGGGTTGCAGAGGGCTATGAACTGGCTTCGAGAATAGCTGTTGAGCATTTGGAGCATATAGCTCAGAAGTTTGATTTTGGACCAACAAATATAGAGCCTTTGGTTCAAACTTGCATGACCACTCTGTCCTCGAAAATGTAAGTTCCTAGCCTTTTTCCTGGTATATTGCTGTACTTTCTGTTGCCCTTATGATGTTCAGATTGCCATAATGCATGACTAGAAACATTCATATTATGACTATAACAGGCACTATACTAGCTTCTTATGTTGCCAGGGCTAAATTTTTGCTTGCATCTTGCTGTGCTATAAGGAGAAATTATGTCTAATTTGTTACAAGAtgttcctttttttaaaaaaaaaattgtgaagGATAATTCATGTGTATATCAACTATCCTATTTTTTTGTTCATCGTAATATCCTATCTCAACCACTGGGATTTGTCATATCAAATTACAGGCTCCTGGTTTCATTGTGTTGCTATCATTatgatgttaaaaaaaattaattgctTGACTATATTTCTTCTAGTATAGTAGTCTGCAATTGAATAAAGATTTTCCATAAGGTGATGCTTTGATCAATACAAGGTGCCATTAAGCTTGACTTTAACACATTATGTTGCGGAAGCTTTTAAACGAATTGCAGGTGCTAGTATCATCTTGTTTGGTAAGAACAATGTTTCTAAATGTTAGTTCAAACTTTTGAAATGCTGACACCTTAACTTGCAAGGATATTAGTTAATCTTGATTGGTAGTCCTTTTGGCTACATTTTCCCCTTATTGTCTTTTCCTGAATGATCCTCAAATTCAGATCTCAATGTTGACTTTTTGGGATGTTTGCAAGATTGAAGTAACCACTGGGGTGTTTATGGTGGTGTGTTGAACCATCTGAACTATGTGGCTCTTGGCTCAGTTCAAACACACCATCATCTAGCAATTTATAAACTTGTTAGCATTGAGAAGTGAGACTCCTAATATTGGGATTTAAAGGCAAAAAGTTGAGAGTGCATTGCTAGACTGATATGTTATGTATATCTTGTGTATTGTGAATTTGCAAccattttttgttgttttacaGTGTGAATCGATGCAAGCGCCCTTTGGCTGAGATTTCTGTTAAAGCAGTTCTTTCTGTTGCTGATCTAGAGAGGAAAGATGTCAATTTAGATTTGATTAAGGTTGAGGGAAAAGTTGGGGGGAAACTGGAAGATACTGAGCTAATATACGGAATCACTGTTGACAAGGACATGAGTCATCCACAGATGCCAAAGCAAATTGAAGATGCAAAAATTGCTATATTAACTTGCCCATTTGAGCCACCTAAGCCAAAGACTAAACATAAGGTGGACATTGATACAGTGGAAAAGTTTCAGACTTTGCGTCTGCAAGAGCAAAAGTATTTTGATGACATGGTCCAAAAGTGCAAGGTATGGCTGCAGATTGGAGTTTTGAGGaatatctttttcaatttttgatcAACCTTTCATGTTCTATCTTGCTTTAGATTATTCTCTTTGGGGAGAGAGGTGGTGGAGGTGGATTATTGCTATGGTCACCTTTGCAATTTTGGGGTAGACAACTTGTTCTGATAATAATGTTGTTGCAGGATGTTGGTGCCACCTTGGTTATCTGTCAATGGGGTTTTGATGATGAGGCAAATCATTTATTAATGCACCGGAACTTGCCTGCTGTGAGATGGGTTGGTGGTGTGGAGTTGGAGCTCATAGCAATAGCTACAGGTTTGTTTCTgttt containing:
- the LOC18609635 gene encoding T-complex protein 1 subunit epsilon, which produces MALAFDEFGRPFIIIKEQEQKTRLRGIEAQKANISAGKAVARILRTSLGPKGMDKMLQSPDGDVTITNDGATILEQMDVDNQIAKLMVELSRSQDYEIGDGTTGVVVMAGALLEQAERLLERGIHPIRVAEGYELASRIAVEHLEHIAQKFDFGPTNIEPLVQTCMTTLSSKIVNRCKRPLAEISVKAVLSVADLERKDVNLDLIKVEGKVGGKLEDTELIYGITVDKDMSHPQMPKQIEDAKIAILTCPFEPPKPKTKHKVDIDTVEKFQTLRLQEQKYFDDMVQKCKDVGATLVICQWGFDDEANHLLMHRNLPAVRWVGGVELELIAIATGGRIVPRFQELTPEKLGRAGLVREKSFGTTKDKMLYIEHCANSRAVTIFIRGGNKMMIEETKRSIHDALCVARNLIRNNSIVYGGGSAEISCSIAVEAAADKYPGVEQYAIRAFADALDAVPMALAENSGLQPIETLSAVKSEQIKENNPHFGIDCNDVGTNDMREQNVFETLIGKQQQILLATQVVKMILKIDDVISPSDY